One stretch of Streptomyces sp. 135 DNA includes these proteins:
- a CDS encoding FAD-binding dehydrogenase: MAYDADVIVIGAGLAGLAATAELVDAGRRVVLVDQEPEHSIGGQAHWSFGGLFFVDSPEQRRLRIKDSHALALQDWMGTAAFDRPEDHWPRKWAEAYVDFAAGEKRSWLHGQGVRFFPVVGWAERGGYDAQGHGNSVPRFHITWGTGPGLLAPFVRRVREGVARGLVELRFRHRVTGLGRSAGTVDTVTGEILEPSDAERGRASSREVTGTFELRAQAVIVTSGGIGGNHDLVRANWPERLGAPPEKMISGVPAHVDGKMLGIAEAAGAHLINRDRMWHYTEGIENWNPIWERHGIRILPGPSSLWLDARGDRLPVPLFPGFDTLGTLEHIMRTGYDHTWFVLNQRIIGKEFTLSGSEQNPDLTGKSVRGVIDRARADVPGPVKAFMDHGVDFVVEKDLGALVRGMNALTGHSAAPLIDEAALRRTLAARDREIANPFTKDLQVTAIRGARKFLGDRLIRAVAPHRLLDPKAGPLVAVRLNILTRKTLGGLETDLSSRVLTEGGAPLPGVYAAGEAAGFGGGGVHGYRSLEGTFLGGCLFSGRAAGRAAARAVS, translated from the coding sequence ATGGCGTACGACGCAGACGTGATCGTGATCGGGGCGGGACTCGCCGGACTGGCGGCCACCGCGGAACTCGTCGACGCGGGCCGCCGGGTCGTCCTCGTCGACCAGGAGCCCGAGCACTCCATCGGCGGCCAGGCCCACTGGTCCTTCGGCGGGCTGTTCTTCGTGGACTCGCCCGAGCAGCGGCGGCTGCGGATCAAGGACTCCCACGCGCTGGCCCTCCAGGACTGGATGGGCACCGCCGCGTTCGACCGCCCGGAGGACCACTGGCCGCGCAAGTGGGCCGAGGCGTACGTCGACTTCGCGGCAGGCGAGAAGCGGTCCTGGCTGCACGGGCAGGGTGTGCGGTTCTTCCCCGTCGTCGGCTGGGCCGAGCGCGGCGGGTACGACGCGCAGGGCCACGGCAACTCCGTGCCGCGTTTCCACATCACCTGGGGGACGGGCCCGGGGCTGCTGGCGCCGTTCGTGCGGCGGGTGCGCGAGGGAGTGGCGCGCGGCCTCGTCGAGCTGCGGTTCCGCCACCGCGTCACCGGCCTCGGACGCAGCGCGGGCACCGTCGACACCGTCACGGGCGAGATCCTCGAACCGTCCGACGCCGAGCGGGGCAGGGCCAGCAGCCGCGAGGTGACGGGCACCTTCGAGCTACGGGCCCAGGCGGTGATCGTCACCTCGGGCGGCATCGGCGGCAACCACGACCTCGTCCGCGCCAACTGGCCGGAGCGGCTCGGTGCCCCGCCCGAGAAGATGATCTCCGGGGTGCCCGCGCACGTGGACGGCAAGATGCTCGGCATCGCCGAGGCCGCGGGCGCCCACCTCATCAACCGCGACCGCATGTGGCACTACACCGAGGGCATCGAGAACTGGAACCCCATCTGGGAGCGGCACGGCATCCGCATCCTGCCCGGACCCTCGTCCCTGTGGCTGGACGCGCGCGGCGACCGCCTGCCCGTGCCGCTCTTCCCCGGCTTCGACACGCTCGGCACCCTCGAACACATCATGAGGACCGGGTACGACCACACGTGGTTCGTGCTCAACCAGCGCATCATCGGCAAGGAGTTCACCCTCAGCGGGTCGGAACAGAACCCGGACCTGACGGGCAAGTCCGTGCGCGGCGTCATCGACCGCGCGCGGGCCGACGTGCCGGGACCCGTCAAAGCCTTCATGGACCACGGCGTCGACTTCGTGGTGGAGAAGGACCTCGGCGCGCTCGTGCGCGGCATGAACGCGCTCACGGGGCACTCGGCGGCCCCGCTCATCGACGAGGCCGCCCTGCGCCGCACCCTCGCCGCCCGCGACCGCGAGATCGCCAACCCTTTCACCAAGGACCTCCAGGTGACCGCCATCCGCGGCGCCCGCAAGTTCCTCGGCGACCGCCTCATCCGGGCCGTCGCCCCGCACCGCCTCCTGGACCCCAAGGCCGGTCCGCTCGTCGCCGTACGCCTCAACATCCTCACCCGCAAGACACTCGGCGGCCTGGAGACCGACCTCTCCTCGCGCGTCCTGACCGAGGGCGGCGCGCCCCTGCCGGGCGTGTACGCGGCCGGGGAGGCCGCCGGATTCGGCGGCGGGGGAGTGCACGGCTACCGCTCGCTCGAAGGCACCTTCCTCGGCGGCTGCCTCTTCTCGGGGCGCGCGGCGGGCCGGGCCGCCGCCCGCGCCGTGAGTTGA
- a CDS encoding TetR family transcriptional regulator, which produces MARTSGTETREKLIRAGEEVFAAQGVDGAQLRDIVRIAGQSNPSAVQYHFGSRGGLLDAVMAARQERTERVLAAGLARTGGDTGPRGLRALLTALVTAEATELRTERGRRCLRISAQLSHESGVRTRTPHPTIDGTVYWELIGRLEECLAPTVPEPVRLERLDLALTMIGAAMADRARQYLAGTTPLTGEDVFLTDLVETTAALLRAPLPTLETP; this is translated from the coding sequence ATGGCCAGGACATCCGGTACCGAGACCCGGGAGAAGCTCATCCGCGCCGGCGAGGAGGTCTTCGCCGCGCAGGGCGTCGACGGCGCCCAGCTGCGGGACATCGTCCGCATCGCCGGACAGAGCAACCCCTCCGCCGTGCAGTACCACTTCGGCTCCCGCGGCGGCCTCCTGGACGCGGTGATGGCCGCCCGCCAGGAGCGCACCGAGCGGGTGCTCGCCGCCGGCCTGGCGCGCACCGGCGGCGACACCGGCCCGCGCGGCCTGCGCGCCCTGCTGACCGCCCTGGTCACCGCCGAGGCCACCGAGCTGCGCACCGAGCGCGGCCGGCGCTGCCTGCGGATCTCCGCGCAGCTCAGCCACGAGAGCGGCGTGCGCACCCGCACCCCGCATCCGACCATCGACGGCACCGTCTACTGGGAGCTGATCGGGAGGCTGGAGGAGTGCCTCGCCCCCACCGTCCCGGAGCCGGTCCGCCTGGAGCGGCTCGACCTCGCCCTCACGATGATCGGCGCCGCGATGGCCGACCGCGCCCGTCAGTACCTGGCGGGCACCACCCCGCTGACCGGCGAGGACGTCTTCCTCACCGACCTCGTCGAGACCACCGCGGCCCTGCTGCGGGCCCCGCTCCCCACCTTGGAGACCCCATGA
- a CDS encoding glucose 1-dehydrogenase, with product MTGTTTTTDTAAATTPAHDLTGKTVLITGAARGLGAEAARQAVAAGANVVLTDVLDEEGAATAAELGGRARFAHHDVTSEDDWRRVADLAAAEFGGLHGLVNNAGISTGQLLESESVEHFRKVLDINLTGVFIGMRTVVPAMKEAGGGSIVNISSAAGLMGLALTAGYGASKWGVRGLTKIGAVELGTARIRVNSVHPGMTYTPMTAEVGIERGEGRYPNTPMGRVGEAHEIAAAVVFLLSDAASYVTGAELAVDGGWTAGPTVKYVMGQ from the coding sequence ATGACCGGCACGACCACCACCACTGACACTGCCGCTGCCACCACGCCTGCCCATGACCTCACCGGCAAGACCGTCCTCATCACCGGCGCCGCCCGCGGTCTCGGCGCCGAGGCCGCCCGGCAGGCGGTCGCCGCGGGTGCGAACGTCGTGCTGACCGACGTGCTCGACGAGGAGGGCGCGGCCACCGCCGCCGAGCTGGGCGGGCGTGCCCGCTTCGCGCACCACGACGTGACCTCCGAGGACGACTGGCGGCGCGTGGCGGACCTCGCGGCCGCCGAGTTCGGCGGCCTGCACGGCCTGGTGAACAACGCCGGTATATCGACCGGCCAGTTGCTGGAGTCGGAGTCCGTCGAGCACTTCCGCAAGGTCCTCGACATCAACCTCACCGGCGTCTTCATCGGTATGAGGACCGTGGTCCCGGCCATGAAGGAGGCGGGCGGCGGCTCCATCGTCAACATCTCCTCCGCGGCCGGTCTGATGGGCCTCGCGCTCACCGCCGGGTACGGCGCCTCCAAGTGGGGCGTGCGCGGCCTCACCAAGATCGGCGCGGTGGAGCTCGGCACGGCCCGGATCCGCGTCAACTCCGTCCACCCCGGCATGACGTACACCCCGATGACCGCCGAGGTCGGCATCGAGAGGGGCGAGGGCAGGTACCCCAACACCCCGATGGGCCGGGTCGGCGAGGCTCACGAGATCGCGGCCGCCGTGGTCTTCCTGCTCTCGGACGCCGCGTCGTACGTGACGGGCGCGGAGCTCGCCGTCGACGGCGGCTGGACGGCGGGGCCCACGGTCAAGTACGTCATGGGCCAGTGA
- a CDS encoding NUDIX domain-containing protein, whose protein sequence is MTTHRGPLPDPREEMLTIVDENDEVIGEAPRGEAYARGLRHRCVFIQARDAEGRVFVHRRTATKLVFPSLYDMFVGGVVGAGESCDDAALREAEEELGVQGLPRPRPLFKFLYDDGAGKSWWAYLYEVRCELPVSPQVEEVAWHAFLTEDELERRLGEWEWVPDGLDAHHRLRAYRAS, encoded by the coding sequence ATGACGACACACCGCGGGCCCCTGCCCGACCCCCGTGAAGAGATGCTGACCATCGTCGACGAGAACGACGAGGTCATCGGCGAGGCCCCGCGCGGTGAGGCCTACGCGCGCGGGCTGCGCCACCGCTGTGTGTTCATCCAGGCGCGGGACGCCGAGGGGCGCGTCTTCGTGCACCGCCGCACCGCGACGAAGCTGGTCTTCCCCTCCCTGTACGACATGTTCGTGGGCGGTGTGGTCGGGGCCGGGGAGTCCTGCGACGACGCGGCGCTGCGCGAGGCGGAGGAGGAGCTCGGCGTCCAGGGGCTGCCGCGTCCCAGGCCGCTGTTCAAGTTCCTCTACGACGACGGGGCGGGGAAGTCCTGGTGGGCGTACCTCTATGAAGTGCGCTGCGAGCTGCCGGTGAGTCCGCAGGTGGAGGAGGTCGCCTGGCATGCCTTCCTCACCGAGGACGAGCTGGAGCGGCGGCTCGGCGAATGGGAGTGGGTGCCGGACGGGCTCGACGCCCACCACCGGCTGAGGGCGTACCGCGCGAGCTGA
- a CDS encoding DUF202 domain-containing protein yields MSNFVRSLRLWFAPERIREEGDTPDYRFSLANERTFLAWLRTALALIGGGFAVDQFLPDLRWGWRIGLALALLAAGVLCSLRAVNHWVRCERAMRRGEDLPAGRFPTVLSLVVAVVALAMVVVVLFGWEG; encoded by the coding sequence GTGAGCAATTTCGTACGGAGTCTGAGGCTGTGGTTCGCGCCCGAACGCATCCGCGAGGAGGGCGACACCCCCGACTACCGCTTCTCGCTCGCCAACGAACGCACCTTCCTGGCCTGGCTGCGCACCGCGCTCGCGCTGATCGGCGGCGGCTTCGCCGTCGACCAGTTCCTGCCGGACCTGCGCTGGGGCTGGCGGATCGGGCTCGCGCTCGCGCTGCTCGCCGCGGGCGTCCTGTGCTCGCTGCGGGCGGTCAACCACTGGGTGCGCTGCGAACGGGCCATGCGGCGCGGCGAGGACCTGCCCGCGGGCCGCTTCCCGACGGTGCTGAGCCTGGTCGTCGCCGTGGTGGCGCTCGCCATGGTGGTGGTCGTGCTCTTCGGGTGGGAGGGATGA
- a CDS encoding DUF202 domain-containing protein, translating to MSAPGPGQAPERDPGLQPERTRLAWRRTTLSCTVAAVLAARAVLHHGPTATGILACALCLLLWLGFLAVAHRRMLALTDRRPRTLTVRGAWTAALCTLALAGCAAAMVV from the coding sequence ATGAGCGCCCCGGGCCCGGGGCAGGCGCCGGAGCGCGACCCCGGGCTCCAGCCGGAGCGGACGCGGCTCGCGTGGCGGCGTACGACGCTGTCCTGCACGGTCGCGGCGGTCCTCGCCGCCCGCGCGGTACTGCACCACGGCCCCACCGCCACCGGCATCCTGGCCTGCGCCCTGTGCCTGCTGCTCTGGCTCGGCTTCCTCGCGGTCGCCCACCGCAGGATGCTGGCGCTGACCGACCGCCGTCCCCGGACGCTGACCGTGCGGGGCGCGTGGACGGCGGCGCTGTGCACCCTGGCGCTGGCGGGGTGCGCGGCGGCGATGGTGGTCTGA
- a CDS encoding NADP-dependent oxidoreductase, which yields MKAISYSGYGGPEVLEYAEVRDPKVGPDSVLVKVRAAAVNPVDWKCREGYLDALLDPVFPVIPGWDVAGVVVKPGASAPEFAVGDEVIGYVREDFLSRGTFAEYVAAPVRTLAPKPRNLSFEEAAGLPLAGLTAYQVMVKALQVKDGDTVLVHAAAGGVGSLAVQLGRHAGARVIGTASERNHDFLRELGAEPVTYGEGLVDRVRALAPEGVDAAFDTIGGDTLKASAELLTTGGRLASITDGGVLGLGGQYCFVRPDAADLLRLTELAEQGVVTVHVDKTFPLERAADAHRLSEEGRTRGKIVVTVDGQD from the coding sequence ATGAAGGCGATCAGCTACAGCGGCTACGGCGGACCCGAAGTCCTCGAATACGCCGAGGTGCGCGACCCCAAGGTCGGCCCCGACTCCGTCCTCGTGAAGGTGCGGGCCGCGGCCGTGAACCCCGTCGACTGGAAGTGCCGCGAGGGCTACCTCGACGCTCTCCTCGACCCCGTCTTCCCCGTCATCCCCGGCTGGGACGTCGCCGGAGTGGTGGTCAAGCCGGGCGCCTCCGCCCCCGAGTTCGCGGTCGGCGACGAGGTCATCGGCTACGTACGCGAGGACTTCCTCTCCCGCGGCACCTTCGCGGAGTACGTCGCCGCGCCCGTGCGCACCCTCGCCCCCAAGCCGCGCAACCTCAGCTTCGAGGAGGCCGCGGGGCTGCCGCTCGCCGGGCTCACCGCCTACCAGGTGATGGTCAAGGCGCTCCAGGTCAAGGACGGCGACACCGTCCTCGTGCACGCGGCGGCCGGCGGCGTCGGCTCCCTCGCGGTGCAGCTCGGGCGGCACGCGGGCGCCCGCGTCATCGGCACGGCCAGCGAGCGCAACCACGACTTCCTGCGGGAACTGGGCGCGGAGCCGGTGACGTACGGGGAGGGGCTGGTCGACCGGGTCCGCGCCCTGGCCCCGGAGGGTGTCGACGCGGCCTTCGACACGATCGGCGGCGACACCCTCAAGGCGTCCGCCGAACTCCTCACGACCGGCGGCAGGCTGGCGTCCATCACGGACGGCGGGGTGCTCGGCCTCGGTGGCCAGTACTGCTTCGTCCGCCCCGACGCCGCCGACCTGCTGCGGCTGACGGAGCTGGCGGAGCAGGGAGTGGTGACGGTCCACGTCGACAAGACGTTCCCGCTGGAGCGGGCCGCCGACGCCCACCGGCTGAGCGAGGAGGGCCGCACCCGCGGCAAGATCGTCGTGACGGTGGACGGGCAGGACTGA
- a CDS encoding phosphotransferase family protein, with amino-acid sequence MSSDHPPGLDLDQLRGHLDRERPGLVGGPLTARLIEGGRSNLTYAVTDGASRWVVRRPPLGHVLATAHDMKREHRVIEALHPTNVPVPAPVLLCDDDTVIGAPFYVMEFVDGTPYRTSEELAPLGPERTRAAVLGLVDTLVDLHAVDPAAVGLGDFGRPDGFLDRQLRRWGKQLDASRNRDLAGIDELHAALGRSLPASPAPTVVHGDYRLDNVLIGGDDRIKAILDWEMSTLGDPLTDLGLLVMYSAKLEVPDSPVSTTAGAPGHPDPAELIERYAARSGRDVSAVSWYTAFAWFKLAVILEGIHYRYTLGQTVGAGFDRIGELVPVFIEHGRRTLQEQEG; translated from the coding sequence ATGAGCTCAGACCACCCGCCGGGCCTCGACCTGGACCAGTTGCGCGGCCACCTCGACCGTGAGCGGCCGGGCCTGGTGGGCGGACCGCTCACCGCCCGGCTCATCGAGGGCGGCCGGTCCAACCTCACGTACGCCGTGACGGACGGCGCCTCGCGCTGGGTCGTGCGGCGGCCCCCGCTCGGCCACGTGCTGGCCACCGCGCACGACATGAAGCGCGAGCACCGGGTGATCGAGGCGCTGCACCCCACGAACGTGCCGGTGCCCGCGCCTGTGCTGCTCTGCGACGACGACACCGTCATCGGCGCGCCCTTCTACGTGATGGAGTTCGTGGACGGCACGCCGTACCGCACCTCGGAGGAGCTCGCGCCGCTCGGCCCCGAGCGCACCCGCGCCGCCGTGCTCGGCCTCGTCGACACGCTCGTCGACCTGCACGCCGTGGACCCGGCGGCCGTCGGCCTCGGCGACTTCGGGCGGCCCGACGGCTTCCTCGACCGGCAGCTGCGCCGCTGGGGCAAGCAGCTCGACGCGTCCCGCAACCGCGACCTCGCCGGCATCGACGAGCTGCACGCGGCGCTCGGGCGCTCCCTGCCCGCCTCGCCCGCGCCGACCGTCGTCCACGGCGACTACCGCCTGGACAACGTCCTGATCGGCGGGGACGACCGGATCAAGGCCATCCTCGACTGGGAGATGTCCACCCTCGGTGATCCGCTCACCGACCTCGGCCTGCTCGTGATGTACAGCGCGAAGCTGGAGGTGCCGGACTCCCCCGTCAGCACCACGGCGGGCGCGCCCGGCCACCCCGACCCGGCCGAGCTGATCGAACGGTACGCCGCGCGCTCGGGGCGCGACGTCTCGGCGGTCTCCTGGTACACCGCGTTCGCGTGGTTCAAGCTCGCCGTGATCCTGGAGGGCATTCACTACCGCTACACGCTCGGCCAGACGGTCGGCGCGGGCTTCGACCGGATCGGCGAGCTGGTGCCGGTCTTCATCGAGCACGGCCGCCGCACGCTCCAGGAACAGGAAGGCTGA
- a CDS encoding acyl-CoA dehydrogenase family protein, producing the protein MDFAFDARTEELRGKLLAFMDEHVYPAEAVADEQRAALASPWETPAVVGELKAEARRQGLWNLFLPDPEHGAGLTNLQYAPLAEITGRSPQLAPTALNCAAPDTGNMEVLAQFGTAEQKKRWLEPLLAGEIRSAFAMTEPEVASSDATNITTLIERSPDGSEYVISGRKWYISGAMNPDCEIFIVMGKTDPDGADLRRQQSMVLVPRDTPGLEVRRAMRVYGYEDHYHGGHAEVVFDRVRVPAANLIGEEGGGFAIAQARLGPGRIHHCMRLIGMAERAIELMCRRAVARTAFGKPLAQQGVVQEWIADARVAVEQLRLLVLKTAWLMDTVGNRGAHTEIQAIKIATPRAVVDILDRAVQLHGAGGVSQDFPLAELWAAARTLRLADGPDEVHQRSLARRELKRYV; encoded by the coding sequence ATGGACTTCGCATTCGACGCCCGCACCGAAGAGCTGCGCGGCAAGCTGCTCGCCTTCATGGACGAGCACGTGTACCCGGCCGAGGCCGTCGCCGACGAGCAGCGCGCCGCCCTCGCCTCGCCGTGGGAGACCCCGGCCGTCGTCGGGGAACTGAAGGCAGAGGCCCGCAGGCAGGGCCTGTGGAATCTCTTCCTTCCCGACCCGGAGCACGGCGCGGGGCTCACCAACCTCCAGTACGCGCCGCTCGCCGAGATCACCGGCCGCTCCCCGCAGTTGGCGCCGACCGCGCTGAACTGCGCGGCGCCCGACACCGGCAACATGGAAGTACTCGCGCAGTTCGGCACCGCCGAGCAGAAGAAGCGGTGGCTGGAGCCGCTGCTCGCCGGGGAGATCCGCTCGGCGTTCGCGATGACCGAACCGGAGGTGGCGTCGTCGGACGCCACCAACATCACCACCCTCATCGAGCGGTCACCGGACGGCTCCGAGTACGTCATCTCGGGCCGCAAGTGGTACATCTCCGGGGCGATGAACCCCGACTGCGAGATCTTCATCGTGATGGGCAAGACCGATCCGGACGGCGCCGACCTACGCCGCCAGCAGTCCATGGTCCTGGTCCCGCGCGACACCCCGGGCCTCGAAGTGCGGCGCGCCATGCGGGTGTACGGCTACGAGGACCACTACCACGGGGGCCACGCGGAGGTCGTCTTCGACCGCGTCCGGGTGCCCGCCGCGAACCTGATCGGCGAGGAGGGCGGTGGCTTCGCCATCGCGCAGGCGCGGCTCGGGCCCGGCCGCATCCACCACTGCATGCGGCTGATCGGCATGGCCGAGCGGGCCATCGAGCTGATGTGCCGGCGGGCGGTGGCGCGTACGGCGTTCGGCAAGCCGCTGGCCCAGCAGGGCGTCGTACAGGAGTGGATCGCGGACGCGCGGGTCGCCGTGGAGCAGCTGCGGCTGCTGGTGTTGAAGACGGCCTGGCTGATGGACACGGTCGGCAACCGCGGTGCCCACACGGAGATCCAGGCCATCAAGATCGCCACGCCGCGGGCGGTGGTCGACATCCTCGACCGGGCCGTGCAGTTGCATGGCGCGGGCGGGGTGAGCCAGGACTTTCCGCTGGCGGAGCTCTGGGCCGCGGCGCGGACGCTGCGGTTGGCCGATGGGCCCGATGAGGTGCATCAGCGGTCCTTGGCCCGGCGGGAGCTCAAGCGGTACGTGTAG
- a CDS encoding TetR/AcrR family transcriptional regulator — MARTTDGDGTPVPQRLLAAATRLFADQGYDRTSVQEIVEAAGVTKGALYHYFGSKDDLLHEVYARLLRVQQERLDAIADTDAPIERRVRDAAADVVVTTIDNLDDASIFFRSMHHLGPEKNKQVRAERRRYHERFRALIEEGQESGVFSTATPADLVVDYHFGSVHHLSTWYRPDGPLTPQQVADHLADLLLRALRP, encoded by the coding sequence GTGGCCAGGACGACGGACGGTGACGGCACGCCCGTCCCGCAGCGGCTGCTGGCCGCCGCCACCCGGCTCTTCGCCGACCAGGGCTACGACCGCACCTCGGTGCAGGAGATCGTGGAGGCGGCCGGCGTCACCAAGGGCGCGCTCTACCACTACTTCGGCTCCAAGGACGACCTCCTGCACGAGGTCTACGCCCGTCTGCTCCGCGTCCAGCAGGAGCGGCTCGACGCCATCGCGGACACGGACGCCCCGATCGAGCGCCGGGTCCGCGACGCCGCCGCCGACGTCGTGGTCACCACCATCGACAACCTCGACGACGCCTCGATCTTCTTCCGCTCCATGCACCACCTCGGCCCCGAGAAGAACAAGCAGGTGCGCGCCGAGCGGCGCCGCTACCACGAGCGCTTCCGGGCCCTGATCGAGGAGGGCCAGGAGTCGGGCGTCTTCTCCACGGCGACCCCTGCGGACCTGGTGGTGGACTACCACTTCGGCTCCGTCCACCACCTGTCCACGTGGTACCGCCCCGACGGCCCCCTGACTCCCCAACAGGTGGCGGACCACTTGGCGGACCTGCTCCTGCGGGCCCTGCGGCCTTAG